A window of Arcobacter acticola genomic DNA:
CTGCTACTTTTAAAGCATTTAAAAATACTGCTGCACTTCCAAAGTTTTCATTCCAATTTATTAAAGGGAAAGTAGCTTGTAGTATTTTATCTTTATTAATTTGTCCTCTATCTACTTTTGCAATACCAAATCCAATTGGATTTCTGTACCAAGATTGTGATTGAATATCATCTATTAATTGTTTAAATTCATCTTTTGTATAAGCCATTATTTCTCCTATTATTTTTTGTGTATTGTACAACAAAGAAGACTAATATTAGGTTAATTTATAAGAAAAAATTATAAATTTATTAATAAATAGTATCCATATCAATTGAAGCATTTGTAGTATTAACAGAATGTAAAGCTGTTAATAGAGCCTTTACATTTGAGCTTCTAAGAATTATTTCATATCTAAATTTATTTGCCATTTTAAAAATAGGGCTTTGTCCAAATCCCACAACTTCTATGTTTTTATTCTCTTTAAAATAACTAACATAAGAATCCATTTCATCTTTTATTTTAAGACCGTTTGCATGGGAAAATGTAACTTTTGCCATTTTTAGAAATGGAGGATAAAGCTCTTGTCTAAATTCAAGTTCAGATTCTAAAAACTCTTGATAATTTGATTCATTTAAATAATGATTAAAAAACTCTTCATTTTTTGTTTGAATTATAACTTCACCCTCACCTTTTCTTCCGCTTCGTCCTGAAATCTGAATTAGCAAAGATAAAGCTTTTTCTCTTGATTTATAAGAGTTCATATTTAAAACCGAATCAATTCCCAGAACAACTGCAAGACGAACATTATGATAATCGTGCCCTTTTGAAAGCATTTGTGTTCCAACTAAAATATCGATTTCACCTTTATTAAACTCATTTAAAATAGTTTTTAATTGATTATTAGTTTTTATTTTATCCCTATCAAATCTTTTTATAATTTTTTCTGGAAAAATTTCTTTTAATTCTTCTTCTATTTGTGCAGTTCCCACTCGCAAATTATGTATTATTCCACTATGACAAGAAGGACAAGAATCAGGAATTTGTTGAGCATAACCACAATAATGGCACTTTAATGCTAAATCATTTTTATGTAAACTCATAGAAACAGAACAATAAGGGCACTCAACTGATTTTCCACAAGATGTACAAATTTGATATTTAAAATTTGCTCGTGTTGGTAAAAACACAATTACTTGATTTCCACCATTTATTGTGTTTTCAATTTTATTTATAATTTTTCCTGATAAATTACCATTACTATCATCAAAACTATAAGTTTTTTTTGTAGTATGAAATGTTTCATTTAGTCTGAAAAATGGTATTTTATGAAAAGAACTAGCACTAACAGTTGCACTTCCTAAAACAAGTTGAATATTAAATTTTTTTGCAATATAAATACATAAATCTTTTGTATGAAATCTAGGTTTTGAATCACTCTTATAAGACTCATCATGCTCTTCATCAACAACAATTACCCCAAGGTTTGAATATGGTAGAAATAAAGCAGATCTAGCTCCTGCAATTAGTTTTATACTTCCTTCTTGTAAACCTTTTAATATTTCAGTTTTTTTCTTTGCTGTAATTTTAGAGTGCCAAATTGCTACGCTTTTATTAAATACTTTTTCTAATCTTTTTTGCATTTGTGGAGTTAGAGAAATCTCAGGCATTAGTAAAATTGCTTGTTTATTATCATTTAAATGCTCTTCAATTATTTTGATATAAACCTCTGTTTTCCCTGCTCCTGTATCTGCAAATAATAAAGCTTGCTTTTTTTCTTTTAAAAAAACTTTTGCTTTTTCTTGAGAGTTTGATAAAAGAATTTTACTATCAAACTTTATTTCATCATTTTGTTTTTCTATTGATTTTGAAAATGGATGATATACACTTAAAGCCTCACCTAAAGAGCATACATAATATTGAGATACAAAATGTGCCGTTTGCATCATAATTTCATCATAATAATTATTTGAGATTTCAGAAATATTAGTACATTTAAAACTTGGCTCTTCTACTTGCTTTATAATTACAGCTTCATTTAAAACTTTTCTATTTTGTAGTTTTACCAAAACTTTTGCACCTATAGTTATTTCTTCTTCACTTTTATAAGTAAGATTATTTAATGGGGATTTTAATAATGCTAATTCATAATAAAACAATTATCTGATCTCCTTACATATATCTTCTTCACTTTTACAAAGCATTTTTTCATTTTCATATAAAAATAAAATAGATTTAGAAGATGAAAGATAAAATTCGTAAGAGTTATCTGAAATTTTGCTCCACTTTCCTAGTTTTTTTTCTTTTGTATCTGTAGAAGTTATAGAAAACTCTATAACTTTTGTAAATAATTTTTCATTAATTTTATCAATAGCACTATAATCTAAATTTTCTATTTTATCACCATTTGATAAAAGGGTATTTATTGTTTTTTTTTGTTCAATTCCACTTTGAATTAAAGATAAATCTGATTTCAAAAGAGATAAGTTTGAACTATCAATTATTGCATTGTATTTAGGAAGAGCAAAAGAAGTTATAAGTACAATTAAGATAATTGCAATTATAATTTCTAAAAGAGAAAAGGCCTTTATATTAAAACCTTGATAATTTATTTGTAATATCTTCAACATTTTTTTGAAAAGTATTATATTCTTGAGACAATCTTATATAAGCTGCTAATAAATCTCTAGTATCATTGTTTTTACCTAAATCCAAGTATTTACTTAGCTCTTTATGTATTTTTTCATCAACAGTAATAGTATAGGCCATATTGTTTATATGAAATGTAACTTCTTTATTCACCCTTTTGCGCCTTTATCAATGTTAATGTACTATCGATTCTTAAAAACATATCTTGATTATTTCTAATTAATTCATCATTATCATTTTTAACTCTATTTAATTCTTGAGTTAATGCTTGATTTTCCAATTTTAATTTTTCATAATCATGAATTAATTTATCAATTTTATTATTTAATGTTTCTATTATTTCCATAAAAAGATTTTATCCAAAATTTCCTAGGTTTCGAACATAAATTATAGTGATAATTATATTTTTTTCTCATTTATAAAGATTTTCGCTACTTCATACAACATTGCAACTGATTTTCCCCATTGAGAATAATCATTTACGTCTTCAAGATTAATTCCAAAATTTTGTGAAATCTGTTGCATTAGCTTTTGCTCATTTAAATGAAAAGTGTGATCAATATGAATTAAAATCATTAATTCAAGTATAACTATTCTTTTACTTTGCTCTGATTTAAAATCTTTTAAAATACCATCTAAACTAAAATTTTCACTATCAAAAGAGTCTAAATTTTCAATACCCATTTCAGTGCAATATTCAAGCAATATTTCTTCTTCTCTTGGCCCATATTTACTATCCACCCGAGCAAGATAATGAGCTAATTGTAAAAAAGAAAACTTCTCTTTTGATTGTAATTTCATTAATAACATTATGATTATTCCTATTTGTATATTTTGTAATTATAATAGAACTAGGTTAACAAGGAATAAACAGCTATCTACCTAAAAAAGGAAATACTGTTAATAAACCTGAAATAATAAATTCTATAGATATTGAAGCTAATAATAATCCCATAATTCTTGAGATTATATTTAATCCAGTAATTCCAAGTCTTTTTGAAATATAACTTGCCATTTTTAAAGTCAAGTAAATATAAGAAGAGATTGCAATTATAATTATACTCATCATTATAAGATGAAATAAAGTATCAGATTTTTGAGAAAATATGATAATAGTTGATATTGCACCAGGACCTGCTATTAAAGGAATAGCCAAAGGAACTACTGCAATTTCTTTTACATTTATACTTTTTTTCTGTGCTTCTTTTAATTCACTTTTTGTATTTTTCGCTTTTGGGGTTTTTGCATTTATCATGTTTATAGACATCAATAGTAACAAAATTCCACCTGCAATTTTAAAAGAAGAAATAGAAATTCCAAAAATCAATAAAATATATTGCCCAATCCAAATAGAAACTAATCCAGCAATACAAGCAGCAATAGAAGCTGTTCTTGCTGTTTCTCTTTTTTCACTTGGACTACTATGTGATGTTAAAGAAACAAAAATAGGAATGGCAACAAAGGGTGAAAATATTGACATTAAACCTATTGATATTTGAATATAATCAGAGAAATCTAGCAACTTACAACCTTATTTATTTGAGTCATAACTTTATGCACCTAAATATTTTGCTCTAATTTCATCTGAGTGAACTAAATCACTTCCTTTGCCTTCAAGTGCTACTTCACCATTTTCTAAAACATATGCCCAATCTGATATTTCTAAGGCAGCAAAGGCGTTTTGCTCCACTAATAAAATAGTAATACCTTCTTCTTTTAATCTAATAATTGTTTCAAAAAGTTCACCAATAATTTTAGGAGCAAGTCCAAGAGATGGTTCATCTAACATAAGAAGTTTTGGAGAGCTCATTAAAGCTCTAGCGATTGCTAGCATTTGTTGCTCTCCTCCACTCATAGTTCCAGCTAATTGCCCTTTTTTTGAAACTAGTCTTGGGAAAAGTTTAAACATCTCTTCTTGTAACTCTTCATATTTATCATCATTATTAAAAGCGCCCATTCTAAGGTTTTCTTCAATAGTAAGATTTTGGAAACATCTTCTTCCCTCAGGAACTAAAGCAATATGATTTTGAATAATCTTATGTGTTTTTAAATTCGAAATATCTTTATTATTAAAAGTGATTTGACCAGTTTTTTTAACATCATTTACAATTGATTGTAAAGTAGAAGTTTTACCAGCTCCATTTGATCCAATCAAAGAAACTATTTGTCCTTCTTTAACTTCAAAATTAATTCCTCTTACAGCTTTAATAAGCCCGTAATATACTTCTAAATTTTTTACTTTAAGCATGTTTAAAATCTCCAAGATAGGCTTTTATAACCTCTTCATCTTTAATAGCATCTTTAATGTCACCTTCAAAGATTGTTTTTCCATAATCTAAAACCATAACCCGATCGCATAGTTTATTTACAAATTTCATATCATGTTCGATTAATAAAATAGTAATATCAAACTCATCTCTTATTTTAAAAAACAGCTCTGCTAATTCATTTGTTTCATTTGGATTCATACCTGCTGCTGGTTCGTCTAATAATAATAGTTGTGGATTAGCTGCAAGTGCACGTGCTATTTCTACTTTTCTTTGTTGACCATAAGAAAGAGAAGTTGCTTGTTCATTTGCATATTTATCAATTCCTAATACTTCCATAATTTCAAAAGCTCTTTTTTTAACTCTTTTTTCTTCTTTATAAAATCTTGGTAATCTAAAAATTGCTTCAAAATATGTATAAGAGGCTTGATAATCAAAGCCTATTAAAATATTTTCTAAAACAGTCATAGATTTAAATAATCTAATATTTTGAAATGTTCTAGCAATTCCTCTATGAACTATTTTATGGGGTTTAATACCATCTATTTTTTGACCATGAAATTTAATTGAACCTTCAGTTGGTTCGTAATTTCCTGTAATAATATTAAACATTGTTGTTTTACCAGCACCATTTGGGCCAATTAAACCATAAATCTCTTTTGCTTTTACACTAAATGAAGTATCTTTTATTGCAGTTACTCCACCAAACTGCTTAGTTACGTTGCAAACTTCTAAAATCATTTGTTTGCCTTTTTCTTTTTAAATAAATCTTTTAACTCTTTTTTACCCATAAGACCTTCCCTTGCAAAAAGCATCACTATAATTAAAATTAAAGAGAAAACAACCATTCTCATTCCTGGCATTGCATCTGTTTGAATACCCATAAAATCCATAGGTTCATCTAAAAATCTCATCCATTCAAGTCCTGCCATTACAAATATAGTTCCTAAAATAGCTCCCGTTGTACTTCCAAGACCACCTAAAACGATGATAATTAATAATTGGAATGTTAAGAAGAATGTAAATAAATCTGGAGAGATTGATGTTAGTAGTGCTGCTAATAAACCACCACCAACACCTTCAAAAAATGCTGAAGTTGTAAATGCTAAAGTTTTAATTTTAAAAGTATTAATACCCATAGCCGTTGCCGCATCTTCATCATCACGAACAGCTTTCATAGCTCTTCCAAACTTTGAATAGATAATATTTAATATTGCAATAACTGTAAAAATTGCAATTCCACCTGTCCAATAAAGATTTGAGAATTCAGGAATATCATTTATACCTAAAGATCCATTTGTAATTGAAGGAGAGTTAATAGCTAAAATTCTAATAATAAATCCAAAACCAAGTGTAACAATAGCTAAGTAATCACCTCTTACTCTAAAAACAGGAAAAGATAAAGATAAGGCTAATAAAGCTGAAATAGTTCCAGATAAAATCAATGCCCAGAAAAAATTTGCTTGTAAAGCTAAAACCCATGGAGATGCATCTTCAATATAGTATTGATATTCCATCGCTTCTGCATCAACTAATAATATGGCTGTTACATAAGCCCCAATTGCAACAAATCCATTTGGTTCAAGTGAAAACTGACCAGTCACACCATTTATCAAGTTATACGAAACTGCAAGAATAATAAAAATAGCAACATTGTTAATAATTCTAACTGTATATTCATCAAAAAAGTTTTGCGCAAACCATGTAAACCAAATAGCTGTTATTATAATCGCTAGATTTATTAATCTGTCTCTTGTAAAAATTGTATCTTGTGCCATGATTAAAACCTACTCTTTTCTAAATCTTCACCCATAATTCCAGTTGGTTTAAATAACAATACTAAAATTAAGAAAATAAATGCAAAGGCATCTTTATAACCACCAAGTTCTGGGAAAAATGCAATTACAACAACTTCTGTAAATCCAATAATAAATCCACCAACAACAGCACCTGAAACAGAACCAATACCACCAACAACAGCAGCAGCAAAGGCTTTAAGTCCAACTAAAACACCCATCATAGGCTCAACAGAAGGATAATTAATAGCCCAAAAAATCCCACCAACGGCTGCTAGTCCTGAACCTAATCCAAATACTAAAGCAATAATAGTATTTGCATCAATTCCCATTAAATTTACTGTTTTAATATCAAATGACAATGCTCGTATGGCCATACCATATTTTGTTTTATATAAAACATATAATATTCCCATTAATAAAAACAGAGTAACAATTGGAACCATAATAGAAGCAAAAGAGAAAGTAACACCAGCAACATTAAAAATATTTTCCATATACTCAGGTACTGGAAATGCTCTTGGAACTCCACCTAAAAAAACTGTAAAAGCATTTTCTAAAAAGAATGAAATACCAATTGCTGTAATTAGTAAAGAAATTTTTGGAGCTTCTCTTAAAGGTTTATATGCAATTTTATCCATAAACATACCAAAACTAGCCGAAATAGTAACAGCTAATAAAACAGTAAGTGGAAATGGTAAATCAAAAACAGCCATAAAAGTATAAGCTAAAAAAGCACCTACCATCATAATATCACCATGTGCAAAGTTAATTAACCTTAACACACCATACACCATAGTATAACCAATTGCAATAAGGGCGTACATACTACCCAAACTAAAACCGTTCACCATTTGTTGCATAAACGTTAATATATCCATTAAATCTCCTGATTTCTTATATCTACATATTATTGCAATATTAAAAATAATTTTTATTAGTTTTAATATTGCAAAAAAGCCTAACAAAAAAAATTGTTAGGCTTTTTGAATTCTTATTTTATAATAAAAATTATGGGTTAACTGTTGCTTTAAATACAGCTTTTCCATCTTTGATTTCTTTAATAACAGCAGATCTAGTTGCGTTACCTTCAGAATCAATAGAGATTTTTCCTGAAACACCATCAAATCCAGTTGTTTTTTTAATTTCTTTATTAATACAAACAGAATTTGTTGGATCTTCACATCTATTCATTGCATCAATTAATACATTATAAGTATCAGCACCTAAAGCTGTAAATGAATTCATTTCTTTATTTCCAGTTTCTTTTTCATGGAAAGCTACGAAATCAGCTGAAGTTTGTGAAGGAGGATTTGTTGAATCAAAGAAATCTGTAAACATATATCCATTTACTGAATCTCCACCTAAGTCAATAAATGTTTGGTTAGCAACACCATCTCCTGAAAACATTGGTTTTTCTAAACCTAATTGTTTAGATTGTCTAGCAATCATAGAAGCTTCTGGGTGGTATAATGGTAAAAACATAAAGTCTGGATTTGTTTCTTTAATTTGAGAAACTACAGCTTTAAAATCTTTGTCACCTGAAGTAACTTTGATTTTCTTAACAATTTCTCCACCATTTTTCTTAAATGCTTGTTCAAAAGCTTTAGCTAAACCTAAAGAATAAACTTGTGCTTGATCAACAACTACAACAGCAGTTTTATAACCTTGAACTTTTGCAAAATTTGCAACAACTTCACCTTGGAAAGAATCTGTAAAACAAACTCTATTTGCAAATTCTCTTTTTGCTGTTAATTGATCATTTGTAGCAACTGAAGCAATAACAGGAATCTCTTTTTTATCAGCAATAGCAATTGCTTGAGCTGTATTTGTAGATGTTAATGCACCTAAAATAGCTACAACTTTATCAGAAGAGATAAGTCTAGTTGTTGCAGTTGCAGTTTCAACTTTATCACCTTTGTTATCAAGTAAAACAATTTTAATTGTATCACCATTTTTTAATATAGGTTGTTGTTTGTGAGCTAACTCAACACCTAAGTTTGTTACTTGTCCATAAGCTGCTAATGGTCCAGACATTGGCATAACTGCACCAATACTAATCTCTTTTGCTGAAACAACACTACAAGATAATGCAGATGCTAAAGCTATACTTAAAAATTTATTCATTTGTTCTCCTTAATTAATTCTTGTTTATTCTATCATAAGAATATAAAAAAATTATGATAAAACTACAATAAGTTATATAAAAATTATACATTTCATATGACTTTTTAACAAATTTATACTGTTTTAGTACTTTTTAATAGTAGAAAGCATTAATATATAATCTATTAAATCAATCTTTTTGCCGTTTTTAATATAAACTCTTGGAACTCGTTTATCAACCATACATGTTATTTCATAATTTATTGTATTTAATGATTCTGCAACACTATCTATTGAAA
This region includes:
- a CDS encoding MarC family protein translates to MLDFSDYIQISIGLMSIFSPFVAIPIFVSLTSHSSPSEKRETARTASIAACIAGLVSIWIGQYILLIFGISISSFKIAGGILLLLMSINMINAKTPKAKNTKSELKEAQKKSINVKEIAVVPLAIPLIAGPGAISTIIIFSQKSDTLFHLIMMSIIIIAISSYIYLTLKMASYISKRLGITGLNIISRIMGLLLASISIEFIISGLLTVFPFLGR
- a CDS encoding ABC transporter ATP-binding protein, producing MLKVKNLEVYYGLIKAVRGINFEVKEGQIVSLIGSNGAGKTSTLQSIVNDVKKTGQITFNNKDISNLKTHKIIQNHIALVPEGRRCFQNLTIEENLRMGAFNNDDKYEELQEEMFKLFPRLVSKKGQLAGTMSGGEQQMLAIARALMSSPKLLMLDEPSLGLAPKIIGELFETIIRLKEEGITILLVEQNAFAALEISDWAYVLENGEVALEGKGSDLVHSDEIRAKYLGA
- a CDS encoding branched-chain amino acid ABC transporter permease, whose product is MDILTFMQQMVNGFSLGSMYALIAIGYTMVYGVLRLINFAHGDIMMVGAFLAYTFMAVFDLPFPLTVLLAVTISASFGMFMDKIAYKPLREAPKISLLITAIGISFFLENAFTVFLGGVPRAFPVPEYMENIFNVAGVTFSFASIMVPIVTLFLLMGILYVLYKTKYGMAIRALSFDIKTVNLMGIDANTIIALVFGLGSGLAAVGGIFWAINYPSVEPMMGVLVGLKAFAAAVVGGIGSVSGAVVGGFIIGFTEVVVIAFFPELGGYKDAFAFIFLILVLLFKPTGIMGEDLEKSRF
- a CDS encoding branched-chain amino acid ABC transporter permease; translated protein: MFTRDRLINLAIIITAIWFTWFAQNFFDEYTVRIINNVAIFIILAVSYNLINGVTGQFSLEPNGFVAIGAYVTAILLVDAEAMEYQYYIEDASPWVLALQANFFWALILSGTISALLALSLSFPVFRVRGDYLAIVTLGFGFIIRILAINSPSITNGSLGINDIPEFSNLYWTGGIAIFTVIAILNIIYSKFGRAMKAVRDDEDAATAMGINTFKIKTLAFTTSAFFEGVGGGLLAALLTSISPDLFTFFLTFQLLIIIVLGGLGSTTGAILGTIFVMAGLEWMRFLDEPMDFMGIQTDAMPGMRMVVFSLILIIVMLFAREGLMGKKELKDLFKKKKANK
- a CDS encoding TerB family tellurite resistance protein, with translation MLLMKLQSKEKFSFLQLAHYLARVDSKYGPREEEILLEYCTEMGIENLDSFDSENFSLDGILKDFKSEQSKRIVILELMILIHIDHTFHLNEQKLMQQISQNFGINLEDVNDYSQWGKSVAMLYEVAKIFINEKKI
- a CDS encoding primosomal protein N', whose protein sequence is MFYYELALLKSPLNNLTYKSEEEITIGAKVLVKLQNRKVLNEAVIIKQVEEPSFKCTNISEISNNYYDEIMMQTAHFVSQYYVCSLGEALSVYHPFSKSIEKQNDEIKFDSKILLSNSQEKAKVFLKEKKQALLFADTGAGKTEVYIKIIEEHLNDNKQAILLMPEISLTPQMQKRLEKVFNKSVAIWHSKITAKKKTEILKGLQEGSIKLIAGARSALFLPYSNLGVIVVDEEHDESYKSDSKPRFHTKDLCIYIAKKFNIQLVLGSATVSASSFHKIPFFRLNETFHTTKKTYSFDDSNGNLSGKIINKIENTINGGNQVIVFLPTRANFKYQICTSCGKSVECPYCSVSMSLHKNDLALKCHYCGYAQQIPDSCPSCHSGIIHNLRVGTAQIEEELKEIFPEKIIKRFDRDKIKTNNQLKTILNEFNKGEIDILVGTQMLSKGHDYHNVRLAVVLGIDSVLNMNSYKSREKALSLLIQISGRSGRKGEGEVIIQTKNEEFFNHYLNESNYQEFLESELEFRQELYPPFLKMAKVTFSHANGLKIKDEMDSYVSYFKENKNIEVVGFGQSPIFKMANKFRYEIILRSSNVKALLTALHSVNTTNASIDMDTIY
- a CDS encoding ABC transporter substrate-binding protein, which gives rise to MNKFLSIALASALSCSVVSAKEISIGAVMPMSGPLAAYGQVTNLGVELAHKQQPILKNGDTIKIVLLDNKGDKVETATATTRLISSDKVVAILGALTSTNTAQAIAIADKKEIPVIASVATNDQLTAKREFANRVCFTDSFQGEVVANFAKVQGYKTAVVVVDQAQVYSLGLAKAFEQAFKKNGGEIVKKIKVTSGDKDFKAVVSQIKETNPDFMFLPLYHPEASMIARQSKQLGLEKPMFSGDGVANQTFIDLGGDSVNGYMFTDFFDSTNPPSQTSADFVAFHEKETGNKEMNSFTALGADTYNVLIDAMNRCEDPTNSVCINKEIKKTTGFDGVSGKISIDSEGNATRSAVIKEIKDGKAVFKATVNP
- a CDS encoding ABC transporter ATP-binding protein yields the protein MILEVCNVTKQFGGVTAIKDTSFSVKAKEIYGLIGPNGAGKTTMFNIITGNYEPTEGSIKFHGQKIDGIKPHKIVHRGIARTFQNIRLFKSMTVLENILIGFDYQASYTYFEAIFRLPRFYKEEKRVKKRAFEIMEVLGIDKYANEQATSLSYGQQRKVEIARALAANPQLLLLDEPAAGMNPNETNELAELFFKIRDEFDITILLIEHDMKFVNKLCDRVMVLDYGKTIFEGDIKDAIKDEEVIKAYLGDFKHA